The Metabacillus litoralis genome contains a region encoding:
- a CDS encoding zinc-binding alcohol dehydrogenase family protein — MTKMKAVGLHRYLPITDPESLLDLEIPKPTPQDHDLLVRVQSISVNPVDTKVRSPKDRVEEQPKILGWDVAGIVEETGPKTTLFKKGDHVFYAGSITRQGANSEYHLVDERIVGRKPKTLSFPEAAALPLTSLTAWEALFDRLGIPETGNEKTNLLIIGAAGGVGSIAIQLAKRAGLTVIGTASRPESTDWIKERGADHVINHYEEFVPQLKQIALEHVDYILCLNRTDMHWDNMAKAIKPQGKICSIYETDEKLNLYPLFNKSVTFVWELMFTRAMFQTPDMMKQHEILNKISDLIDSGILKTTVNEVLSPINAENVRKGHAMLEEGKTIGKIVLEGF; from the coding sequence ATGACAAAGATGAAAGCAGTGGGATTACATCGTTATCTCCCAATTACTGATCCAGAAAGCTTATTAGATCTTGAAATACCAAAGCCAACACCACAAGACCATGATCTTTTAGTACGTGTTCAGTCTATTTCGGTGAATCCTGTTGACACAAAGGTAAGAAGCCCAAAGGATCGTGTGGAAGAGCAACCGAAAATACTTGGCTGGGATGTTGCTGGTATTGTGGAAGAAACTGGGCCCAAAACTACATTGTTTAAGAAAGGTGATCATGTTTTTTATGCAGGTAGCATTACTCGACAAGGAGCCAACAGTGAGTATCATCTTGTCGATGAACGAATAGTCGGACGTAAACCGAAAACTTTATCATTTCCAGAAGCAGCTGCATTACCACTTACATCTCTTACTGCTTGGGAAGCCTTATTTGACCGATTAGGTATACCAGAGACTGGAAACGAGAAAACAAATCTATTAATTATTGGAGCCGCTGGAGGAGTTGGTTCAATAGCGATTCAATTGGCAAAAAGGGCTGGTCTGACCGTCATAGGAACAGCTTCCCGGCCAGAGTCAACGGATTGGATAAAAGAACGTGGTGCTGATCATGTTATTAACCATTACGAGGAGTTTGTCCCTCAACTAAAACAAATTGCATTGGAACATGTTGACTATATCTTGTGCCTGAACCGTACCGACATGCATTGGGATAATATGGCCAAAGCGATTAAACCTCAAGGGAAAATTTGCTCCATATATGAGACTGATGAGAAATTGAACTTATATCCTCTATTTAATAAAAGTGTTACGTTTGTATGGGAACTTATGTTTACTCGAGCCATGTTTCAAACTCCCGATATGATGAAACAACATGAAATTTTAAATAAAATCTCAGATTTGATTGACTCTGGCATACTTAAAACAACAGTGAATGAAGTTCTTTCTCCAATAAATGCGGAAAATGTAAGAAAAGGACATGCTATGTTAGAGGAAGGAAAAACGATTGGAAAAATCGTCCTAGAAGGTTTTTAA
- a CDS encoding putative holin-like toxin: MLMLTVFQTLMLMIAFASLVLSIISFRDKK, from the coding sequence ATGCTTATGTTGACAGTATTTCAAACATTAATGCTAATGATAGCATTTGCAAGTTTGGTGTTGTCGATCATATCTTTTAGAGACAAAAAATAA
- a CDS encoding HAD family hydrolase, with the protein MYKAVVFDFDGLIFDTESVHTTIYKEMFELHNVEFPFQSWIQHIGTKSNVSIYDLLEKEIEQIDREQLKKMNKEKLETRLNSLEVRPGVEDFLKEAQAMNLKIGLASSSDYKWVSSHLDRLGLLHYFECIMTSDDVAEVKPHPELYLLAAKKLGVEPEFCIAFEDSANGSLAAKRAGLTCVIVPNDTTKHLTFPEVDYRLSSMADCGLVELVGKLSDRKV; encoded by the coding sequence ATGTATAAAGCAGTTGTGTTTGACTTTGATGGGTTGATTTTTGATACCGAATCTGTTCATACAACGATTTATAAAGAAATGTTTGAGTTGCATAACGTAGAATTTCCATTTCAGTCATGGATACAACATATCGGAACAAAATCTAATGTCTCAATATATGACCTTCTAGAAAAGGAAATCGAACAAATTGATCGAGAGCAGCTCAAAAAAATGAATAAAGAAAAGCTGGAAACAAGGCTGAATTCTTTAGAGGTACGACCAGGTGTTGAGGATTTCCTAAAGGAAGCACAAGCGATGAACCTAAAAATTGGTCTTGCTTCAAGCTCTGATTATAAATGGGTTTCAAGCCATTTAGATCGATTAGGCTTACTACATTATTTTGAATGTATCATGACGTCTGATGATGTTGCTGAAGTGAAACCCCATCCAGAGCTTTACCTGTTAGCAGCTAAAAAGCTAGGAGTTGAACCTGAATTTTGTATTGCTTTCGAGGATTCAGCCAATGGTTCTCTCGCCGCAAAACGAGCAGGTTTAACCTGTGTGATTGTTCCGAATGACACCACGAAGCATTTAACATTTCCTGAGGTTGATTATCGACTATCCTCAATGGCAGATTGTGGATTGGTGGAGCTTGTTGGGAAATTAAGTGATCGGAAGGTTTAG
- a CDS encoding GntR family transcriptional regulator, which produces MSNRDSIQNYLYEEIMTGIKQYIETNRLNQGDQIPTEAELCEIFQASRISIRRAIKELVDEGVLQIIRGKGTFVNTFRKEIHLLHFQGYTEGLTTKSEFITKDILSMEKIKGTAHINNKFNNQFDEYIELVRKVYRNNQILSLDYAYFPTELYPEIENKITAESSTFRIINDEYGINFSKVCKDLEFVHPTEEVQKHLEVNRMTPIILVDKIIYNEKSIPVHYSNYHLIADRVKLRLETDY; this is translated from the coding sequence ATGAGTAACCGCGATTCAATTCAAAATTATTTATATGAAGAAATCATGACGGGAATCAAACAATATATTGAAACTAATCGGCTAAATCAGGGTGACCAAATTCCGACTGAAGCTGAGTTATGTGAAATTTTTCAGGCTAGTAGAATATCGATACGTCGTGCCATAAAAGAATTAGTAGACGAAGGTGTTCTTCAGATTATTCGGGGAAAAGGTACATTTGTGAATACATTTCGTAAAGAAATTCACCTTTTACATTTTCAAGGATACACCGAAGGCTTGACGACAAAAAGTGAATTTATTACAAAAGATATTCTTTCAATGGAGAAAATAAAAGGAACAGCCCATATTAATAATAAATTTAATAATCAATTTGACGAGTACATTGAACTAGTCAGAAAAGTTTATCGAAATAACCAAATTTTAAGCTTGGATTATGCTTACTTTCCAACAGAGCTTTATCCCGAAATAGAAAACAAAATCACAGCAGAAAGTTCAACCTTTAGGATTATTAATGACGAGTATGGAATAAATTTTAGTAAGGTTTGTAAAGACCTTGAATTTGTCCATCCAACAGAAGAGGTACAAAAGCATTTAGAGGTTAATAGAATGACCCCAATCATTTTAGTAGATAAAATCATTTATAATGAAAAATCAATCCCTGTTCATTACTCAAACTACCATTTAATCGCAGATCGGGTGAAGCTACGACTAGAAACAGATTACTAA
- a CDS encoding PfkB family carbohydrate kinase — MKLITIGDNVVDCYLDQHNYYPGGNCVNVAVNAKRNGASEVSYIGIFGNDEQAEHIKYVLRQEGVDYQYSRDVIGITGQPQVTLTEDHDRVFVGGPKNTVQHKFKIQLIQEELDYIKNFDLSHVSCYSSMESELAKLSKEAKVSYDFSNRKDLPYIESISPYISYAFFSAAELSDEELEKFINDLRSFQFEIIGLTRGGKPAIFIKNGEMYEQKLKKIDVVDTMGAGDSLIAGFLTAYMNGDEIEAAIEKGTKSAEKTCQEYGGFGYPKEMQKV; from the coding sequence ATGAAATTAATCACAATTGGTGATAACGTAGTGGATTGCTATTTAGATCAACATAACTATTATCCTGGAGGGAATTGTGTCAATGTTGCAGTCAATGCGAAACGGAATGGAGCAAGTGAAGTTTCGTATATTGGGATATTTGGGAACGATGAGCAGGCTGAACATATTAAGTATGTACTTCGGCAAGAAGGGGTGGATTATCAATATTCACGTGACGTCATTGGTATCACTGGCCAGCCGCAGGTTACTTTGACTGAAGATCATGACCGTGTATTTGTAGGAGGACCTAAAAATACCGTCCAGCATAAATTCAAAATTCAGCTCATTCAAGAAGAACTGGATTATATTAAAAATTTCGATTTAAGCCATGTGAGCTGCTATTCCTCGATGGAAAGTGAATTGGCTAAATTATCAAAAGAAGCAAAGGTTTCGTATGACTTTTCGAATAGAAAGGACCTACCTTATATTGAGTCGATTTCTCCGTATATTTCGTATGCATTTTTCTCAGCTGCTGAGCTCTCAGATGAAGAGTTGGAAAAGTTCATTAACGATTTACGTTCTTTTCAATTTGAAATCATTGGCTTGACTAGAGGGGGGAAGCCAGCAATTTTTATAAAAAATGGCGAGATGTATGAGCAAAAGTTAAAGAAAATTGATGTGGTGGACACAATGGGTGCAGGTGATAGCTTAATCGCAGGCTTTTTAACGGCTTATATGAATGGTGATGAGATAGAGGCTGCCATTGAGAAAGGAACAAAGTCCGCTGAGAAGACTTGCCAGGAATACGGTGGATTCGGTTACCCGAAAGAAATGCAAAAAGTTTAA
- a CDS encoding carbohydrate ABC transporter permease, which yields MIKTNVKKSTFPSTVPTNKIKIPIQTRITKNIVFLGLLCFAIIILYPLFWMFISSFKSYQEIYSNVWALPTEWKVENYSLAWSKGISSYFINSVYVTLSTIILTVLIGAMAAFVLSRYKNRWIDAALLFTIGGLMMNPQVALIPLFEILTITNLIDTHWALILTYVAYRLPLTIILIRAFFLTVPKELSESALMDGCTEFGIFWRIYLPISLPIVVTSVILTAYFAWNEFLFATVFINSSELKTIPSGLMVFRDALRTDWGVLLSGMVIATVPMIVLLIFLQKYLVRGLAEGSVKG from the coding sequence ATGATCAAAACAAATGTAAAGAAGTCCACATTCCCTAGTACCGTTCCTACAAATAAAATAAAAATCCCAATTCAAACTCGTATCACCAAAAATATTGTCTTTCTCGGTTTGCTGTGCTTTGCTATTATCATTCTATATCCACTTTTTTGGATGTTTATCTCATCATTTAAAAGCTATCAGGAAATTTATAGTAATGTTTGGGCTTTGCCAACCGAATGGAAGGTTGAAAACTATTCTCTTGCATGGTCAAAAGGAATTTCGAGCTATTTTATCAACAGTGTATATGTCACATTATCAACGATTATTCTAACGGTCCTAATCGGAGCAATGGCTGCGTTCGTACTATCCCGATATAAAAATCGCTGGATTGACGCCGCACTCCTTTTTACAATTGGTGGGTTAATGATGAATCCACAGGTTGCTTTAATCCCTTTATTTGAAATTTTAACGATCACAAACTTGATTGATACACATTGGGCACTCATTCTGACTTATGTGGCCTATCGATTACCTTTAACGATTATCTTGATTCGGGCTTTCTTTTTAACAGTACCAAAAGAGTTATCGGAATCAGCGTTGATGGATGGCTGTACGGAATTCGGTATTTTTTGGCGTATTTACTTGCCGATTTCACTACCTATTGTTGTTACATCTGTTATTTTAACTGCCTATTTCGCTTGGAATGAATTTTTATTTGCAACCGTTTTCATAAACTCCAGTGAATTAAAAACAATTCCATCAGGTTTAATGGTCTTTCGAGATGCTCTTCGTACAGATTGGGGAGTATTGCTATCAGGAATGGTTATTGCAACAGTACCAATGATTGTTTTACTTATATTCTTACAAAAATACTTGGTTAGAGGTCTTGCAGAAGGCTCTGTGAAAGGATGA
- a CDS encoding carbohydrate ABC transporter permease, producing the protein MKIKRVKITPILFMLPTVLFLGLFIYIPLIQNFYNSFFEFSVFSQTKEFVGLSKFKQLFADGVALTALNNNVKYAIISVILQVFFALVLAAILEDKFFRRFAQVFRVIYFMPVMISISVIALLFGFVYNPQIGLLNSFLELIGLEQFAKPWLGNSTTAIYSVIAMSQWQSIGLITMLFIVSIQKIPKDLYEAAEIDGAGKIRRFFSVTVPQVKEATFVNLLVTVTGSILVFNEPYILTNGGPGNSSMTLAIHMYQTGFVKDDMGYASTLASLIFLLSAVFALIQIKVSKTGKEE; encoded by the coding sequence ATGAAGATAAAAAGGGTAAAAATAACTCCAATTCTATTCATGTTACCAACTGTTTTATTTTTAGGACTATTTATTTACATACCACTTATTCAAAACTTCTATAATAGTTTTTTTGAATTTAGTGTTTTTTCACAAACGAAAGAGTTTGTTGGTTTGAGTAAATTCAAACAATTATTTGCTGATGGAGTAGCTCTCACTGCATTAAACAACAATGTTAAATATGCAATTATTTCTGTGATACTTCAAGTGTTCTTCGCTTTAGTGCTAGCTGCTATTTTAGAGGATAAGTTTTTTAGACGATTTGCGCAAGTCTTCCGAGTGATTTATTTTATGCCAGTTATGATTTCAATCTCAGTTATTGCCTTATTATTTGGATTTGTCTATAATCCTCAAATTGGATTATTAAATAGCTTCCTTGAGCTCATTGGATTAGAGCAGTTTGCCAAGCCTTGGCTAGGTAATTCAACAACGGCTATCTATAGTGTGATCGCCATGTCTCAATGGCAAAGTATAGGGCTAATTACGATGTTATTTATCGTTTCCATTCAGAAAATTCCGAAGGATCTGTATGAAGCTGCAGAGATCGATGGTGCTGGGAAAATACGAAGATTCTTTAGTGTAACAGTACCACAGGTGAAGGAAGCTACTTTTGTTAATCTATTAGTAACTGTGACGGGCTCTATTCTAGTATTTAATGAACCTTATATTCTCACAAATGGTGGGCCAGGAAATAGCTCTATGACTTTAGCGATTCACATGTATCAAACAGGCTTTGTTAAAGATGACATGGGCTATGCATCAACATTAGCATCCCTAATCTTCTTATTATCTGCTGTATTTGCGCTTATCCAAATCAAAGTCTCGAAAACAGGGAAGGAGGAATGA
- a CDS encoding ABC transporter substrate-binding protein — MKKYLCFLVVILASSMFLAACSSSNESNGESSDGDTVVIDFFHRWPNEPRKSFYDEKIAEFEKQHPNVKINVDSVLNDSYKEKIKVLVSNDDLPDVFTSWSDTFAANLVSSGRIMELNDVMAEDTEWSGNIIESQYAGFTFDDVTYGIPFTVDGKAFFYNKQIFEENNIEVPGSYDELIDALDQLKKAGYETPLVEGLTNGWAISHYMGTIFDRVIANDILLKDYNTETGEYTDPGYIRGLEIFKELTTYMGEVSTAIDHEAARNMFAAGEVPVLYMQFAEVGYVQDAGDVEFGFFNFPEVEDGDGRPKSLTGAPEGWMLSKNAPPEAVEFLKFLTSEETAKEFTKADGQLNAIKGGVTEETSNPTSLEAYQIILDASDATPWFDNAVDISIADVFMRGGQELATDQTTPEEIMAKVQEAAAKLRNQ; from the coding sequence ATGAAAAAGTACCTATGCTTTTTAGTTGTTATTTTAGCCAGCTCTATGTTTTTAGCAGCATGTTCTTCCTCCAATGAAAGCAATGGCGAATCATCTGATGGTGATACAGTAGTAATTGATTTTTTTCATAGATGGCCGAATGAACCTAGAAAATCATTTTATGATGAAAAAATTGCAGAATTTGAAAAGCAGCATCCTAATGTAAAAATTAATGTTGATTCTGTTTTAAATGATTCTTATAAAGAAAAAATTAAAGTCCTCGTTTCAAATGATGATCTTCCCGATGTGTTTACCTCATGGTCAGACACGTTTGCCGCAAATCTAGTAAGCTCCGGACGTATTATGGAGCTAAACGATGTAATGGCAGAGGATACAGAATGGTCAGGTAATATTATCGAGTCTCAGTATGCTGGATTTACGTTTGATGATGTTACGTATGGAATACCGTTTACAGTTGACGGTAAAGCTTTCTTTTATAACAAACAAATTTTTGAAGAAAATAATATAGAGGTACCAGGATCATACGATGAACTGATCGATGCGTTAGATCAATTGAAGAAAGCTGGCTATGAAACACCATTAGTAGAAGGATTAACAAATGGTTGGGCCATTTCTCATTACATGGGCACTATTTTTGATAGAGTCATAGCTAATGATATACTTCTTAAAGATTATAATACCGAGACGGGTGAATATACAGATCCAGGATATATTCGCGGTCTAGAAATCTTTAAAGAGTTGACCACTTACATGGGTGAGGTGTCAACGGCTATTGATCATGAAGCAGCTCGAAATATGTTTGCTGCTGGTGAAGTTCCAGTATTGTATATGCAATTTGCAGAGGTTGGATATGTACAAGATGCTGGAGATGTGGAGTTTGGCTTCTTTAATTTCCCTGAGGTTGAAGATGGGGATGGAAGACCTAAATCCCTTACTGGTGCACCAGAAGGCTGGATGCTAAGTAAAAATGCTCCACCTGAAGCCGTAGAGTTCTTGAAATTCCTCACATCAGAGGAAACGGCTAAAGAATTTACGAAAGCAGATGGTCAACTGAACGCAATTAAAGGCGGGGTAACAGAAGAAACATCCAACCCAACAAGTCTAGAAGCCTATCAAATTATACTAGATGCATCAGATGCGACCCCTTGGTTTGATAATGCGGTTGATATATCCATTGCAGATGTTTTCATGCGTGGTGGTCAAGAATTAGCAACCGATCAAACAACACCTGAAGAGATTATGGCAAAAGTACAAGAAGCAGCTGCTAAATTACGTAACCAATAA
- a CDS encoding SIS domain-containing protein, producing MKQEHVEQIQNVIEAVKGKDIKNIFFVACGGSMAALSLGDYFVTKDTSMPSFVYTSNEFIHRAPKALGENSLVILRSHSGTTPETVGAATYAREQGALTVAISMDVESPLCQESEYTVHYNYKDGSEAIDGEIGVYYTLLFKLLNQTTGEEKFLRGVEQLSKLGELIESNQAKYKDVADTFGKKYKRDKVIYTMASGAYIHHAYSFTSCLLMEMLWIHSNAIHSGEYFHGPFEVTDFDVPFLVVVGEGPSTPLDQRALDFVTKYSEKVEVVNVKEFDYSGVDEDLKEYFGSALAGPVLRLYADGLAEHTGHPLSVRRYMWKMEY from the coding sequence ATGAAACAAGAACATGTGGAACAAATTCAAAACGTGATCGAGGCTGTGAAGGGGAAGGATATTAAAAACATTTTCTTTGTGGCATGTGGCGGTTCAATGGCAGCGCTTTCTCTAGGGGATTATTTTGTGACGAAGGATACTAGCATGCCGAGCTTTGTTTATACTTCAAATGAATTTATTCATCGTGCACCGAAAGCATTGGGTGAAAACAGTCTTGTGATACTAAGATCTCATTCTGGTACAACTCCAGAAACAGTTGGAGCTGCTACATATGCAAGAGAACAGGGTGCCTTAACTGTTGCGATTTCAATGGATGTTGAATCTCCTCTTTGTCAGGAATCAGAATATACCGTTCATTACAACTATAAAGATGGCTCAGAGGCCATTGATGGAGAAATAGGAGTATACTACACATTGCTCTTTAAATTACTAAATCAAACTACTGGGGAAGAGAAGTTTCTCCGTGGTGTAGAACAATTATCTAAGCTAGGAGAGTTAATAGAAAGCAACCAAGCAAAGTATAAGGATGTAGCGGATACATTTGGTAAGAAATATAAGCGTGATAAGGTGATTTACACAATGGCAAGTGGAGCATATATCCACCATGCTTATTCCTTCACAAGTTGCTTGCTAATGGAAATGCTGTGGATCCATTCAAACGCTATTCATTCAGGAGAGTATTTCCATGGACCATTTGAAGTAACTGATTTTGATGTCCCATTTTTAGTGGTAGTTGGGGAAGGGCCAAGTACACCGCTTGATCAGCGTGCTCTTGATTTTGTAACGAAATATAGTGAAAAAGTTGAAGTGGTGAATGTGAAAGAGTTTGATTACAGTGGAGTGGACGAAGACCTTAAAGAGTATTTTGGTTCAGCACTAGCGGGTCCTGTTTTACGCTTATATGCTGATGGTTTAGCGGAACATACCGGACATCCATTATCAGTAAGAAGATATATGTGGAAAATGGAGTATTAA
- a CDS encoding erythromycin esterase family protein, translating into MTFLKSCFSLIAVLSLTVFISGCGKGEAIDHAEEYISSIDTMDIPDDVEVIGLGEATHGNVEFQELKQQVFETLVINEHVRVFVLEGDFGGGQQINNYILDGEGSADAAVNSLDYPIYKTQQMIDLVEWMYDYNKSVQDEEKIRFYGNDMQRYDYSKKNLLDYFAVVDKEAATKYSDQLKHVSNETMRDLTTKQLENVDKTIDHILQDLQANEAKYLEHSSADELAFATAYAQNMKQRTQLFLSEENYTNLRDQYLAENLQWIMKYEKERGNEKVFFSGHNGHVEKTSASPAGYKSMGNYLDEVYGTKYFAIGTDFINSEFQAKNDGSGNRKTFTVKNQHDLVDAFSEVKSNTFYVDFEKSRESEELSKILSSKQKMANIGDDFRSWYKLLKMFYTIEMVPDKAYDGLIIVKDATPTKVIE; encoded by the coding sequence ATGACATTTTTAAAAAGCTGCTTTTCGCTCATAGCAGTTCTTTCACTTACTGTTTTCATTTCAGGTTGTGGAAAAGGTGAAGCTATAGATCACGCGGAGGAGTATATTTCATCAATAGATACAATGGACATTCCAGATGACGTGGAAGTGATTGGGCTGGGTGAAGCAACACATGGGAATGTTGAATTTCAGGAGTTAAAACAACAGGTTTTTGAAACATTGGTGATTAATGAACATGTACGCGTCTTTGTTTTAGAAGGTGATTTCGGAGGCGGTCAGCAGATTAACAATTATATTTTAGATGGAGAAGGCTCCGCAGATGCTGCTGTTAATAGCCTTGATTATCCTATTTATAAAACTCAGCAAATGATTGATCTTGTTGAGTGGATGTATGATTATAACAAATCGGTGCAAGACGAAGAGAAAATTCGTTTTTATGGGAATGATATGCAGCGCTATGACTACAGTAAAAAGAACCTACTAGATTATTTTGCTGTTGTAGACAAGGAAGCTGCTACTAAATATAGTGATCAATTGAAGCATGTTTCCAATGAAACGATGCGCGATTTAACAACGAAGCAGTTAGAAAATGTAGATAAAACGATCGATCACATTCTTCAAGATTTACAAGCAAATGAAGCTAAATATTTGGAACATTCATCTGCTGACGAGCTTGCGTTTGCTACAGCCTATGCACAAAATATGAAGCAGCGTACACAGCTATTTTTATCAGAAGAAAACTATACAAACCTTCGTGATCAATATTTAGCTGAGAATTTACAATGGATTATGAAATATGAAAAAGAACGAGGAAATGAAAAAGTGTTTTTCTCAGGACATAATGGCCATGTCGAAAAAACGTCTGCCTCACCTGCTGGCTATAAATCAATGGGAAATTACTTAGATGAGGTTTATGGAACAAAGTATTTTGCAATAGGGACTGACTTTATCAACAGTGAATTTCAGGCAAAGAACGATGGTTCAGGCAACCGCAAAACATTTACCGTAAAAAATCAACATGATTTAGTGGATGCATTTAGTGAAGTTAAGTCTAATACCTTTTACGTTGATTTTGAAAAGAGCCGTGAGTCGGAAGAATTGTCCAAGATCCTATCTAGTAAACAAAAAATGGCAAATATAGGTGATGATTTTCGCTCATGGTATAAGCTATTAAAGATGTTTTATACGATTGAAATGGTGCCTGATAAGGCTTATGATGGTTTGATTATTGTAAAGGACGCGACACCTACTAAAGTGATAGAATAA